From Microbacterium sp. YJN-G, a single genomic window includes:
- a CDS encoding helix-turn-helix domain-containing protein codes for MFTDLPIQRVTSVLRFSAREAGMSQEKLAAKVGMSQSAVGRRLSGDTPLTLADLDAIATACGMRVSISFAEIETLAAAS; via the coding sequence ATGTTCACCGATCTACCCATCCAGCGGGTAACCAGCGTCCTGCGGTTCAGCGCCCGCGAAGCCGGGATGTCTCAGGAGAAGCTGGCCGCCAAGGTCGGCATGTCTCAGTCTGCCGTGGGGCGACGGCTGTCCGGTGATACGCCGCTCACTCTCGCCGACCTCGACGCAATCGCGACGGCATGCGGGATGCGCGTGTCGATCAGCTTCGCGGAGATCGAGACGCTGGCGGCCGCATCATGA